From the Comamonas odontotermitis genome, one window contains:
- a CDS encoding thioredoxin family protein, with amino-acid sequence MTFANQHLAQEPSRAEVDTLPGHTVIEFGTPWCPHCLGAQPLIEAALSPRADIRHIKVEDGPGKPLGRSYRIKLWPTLVVLKDGQEVARVVRPTDAAAIAAALAPLGAAL; translated from the coding sequence ATGACTTTCGCTAACCAGCATCTGGCGCAGGAGCCCAGCCGCGCCGAAGTGGACACGCTGCCCGGCCACACCGTGATTGAGTTTGGCACCCCTTGGTGCCCGCACTGCCTGGGCGCACAACCGCTGATTGAAGCGGCACTCTCCCCACGCGCCGATATCCGCCACATCAAGGTGGAGGACGGCCCGGGCAAGCCACTGGGGCGCAGCTATCGCATCAAGCTGTGGCCGACCCTGGTGGTGCTGAAAGACGGGCAGGAAGTGGCGCGCGTGGTGCGCCCCACCGATGCCGCCGCCATTGCAGCAGCCTTGGCACCGCTGGGCGCAGCGCTTTGA
- the mobA gene encoding molybdenum cofactor guanylyltransferase MobA, whose product MPAIPLSIPREQITGLVLSGGQGSRMGGVDKGLQLLAGRPLAGWAAERLAAQTGRVLVNANRHLQAYAALGHTVITDLAPAASAAADAPAEPYPGPLAGFAAGLDACRTPWLLTVACDTPFFPADLAAELARAAVRDQALIAMACTRGPDGRLAQPTFCLLHASLAASVRSFVDSGGRKVRQWAAQHPMVMVEFNDTAAFYNANTLQELEILARQCPVKSAEG is encoded by the coding sequence ATGCCAGCCATCCCCTTGTCCATTCCCCGCGAACAGATCACCGGGCTGGTTTTGTCTGGCGGCCAGGGCTCGCGCATGGGCGGGGTGGACAAAGGCCTGCAACTGCTGGCGGGCAGGCCATTGGCTGGGTGGGCGGCAGAGCGGCTGGCGGCGCAGACGGGCCGGGTATTGGTCAATGCCAACCGGCATCTGCAAGCCTATGCGGCGCTGGGCCACACGGTGATCACCGATCTGGCACCTGCCGCCTCAGCGGCGGCAGACGCCCCCGCCGAACCCTACCCCGGGCCGCTTGCAGGGTTTGCAGCGGGGTTGGATGCCTGCCGCACCCCCTGGCTGTTGACGGTGGCCTGCGACACACCGTTTTTTCCGGCCGACCTGGCAGCCGAGCTGGCGCGGGCGGCTGTTCGCGACCAGGCGCTGATTGCGATGGCCTGCACCCGCGGCCCCGATGGCCGCCTGGCCCAGCCTACGTTCTGCCTGCTGCATGCCAGCCTGGCGGCGAGCGTGCGCAGTTTTGTAGATTCCGGCGGCCGCAAGGTCCGTCAGTGGGCGGCGCAGCACCCGATGGTGATGGTCGAGTTCAACGATACAGCCGCCTTCTACAACGCCAACACGCTGCAGGAGTTGGAGATACTGGCCCGCCAATGCCCCGTTAAAAGCGCAGAAGGATGA
- the ppk2 gene encoding polyphosphate kinase 2 has translation MTVRKTPTPSTVPRTTSTRTNARATGSARSTRRQARDVRPAAQGDTAPALTSKAIAAHVEHKATTGAQQELVSAALHIADNKSGQSAAERAKSLRTLLDGASPDDREALRRAFSGADAQGIDKTNPDEELAPGWRDGGYPYKNLLRRSVYEREKFNLQVELLKLQGWVKTTGERVVILFEGRDAAGKGGAIKRFMEHLNPRGARVVALEKPSESEQGQWYFQRYVQHLPTAGEIVLFDRSWYNRAGVERVMGFCSDREYQDFVRQAPEFERHLVQSGVHLIKFWFSVSREEQRRRFKERESHPLKQWKLSPIDKASLDKWDDYTRAKEAMFFETDTADNPWTVIKSNCKKRARLNALRYVLHKLPYAQKDAGQIGKLDPLIVGRAHVVYERGEKPESLM, from the coding sequence ATGACCGTGCGAAAAACACCAACTCCGTCGACCGTACCCAGAACCACATCTACTAGGACCAATGCAAGAGCGACAGGCAGCGCCCGTTCCACTCGGCGCCAGGCCCGTGACGTGCGGCCCGCCGCCCAAGGCGATACGGCTCCCGCGCTGACTAGCAAGGCCATCGCGGCCCACGTTGAGCACAAGGCAACCACCGGCGCGCAGCAGGAATTGGTGTCGGCCGCATTACACATTGCTGACAACAAGTCCGGGCAATCCGCCGCAGAGCGTGCAAAGAGTCTGCGTACATTGCTCGACGGCGCTTCGCCAGATGACCGCGAAGCCTTGCGGCGTGCATTCAGCGGCGCAGATGCACAAGGTATTGACAAAACCAACCCCGACGAAGAACTGGCTCCCGGCTGGCGCGATGGTGGCTACCCCTACAAGAACCTGTTGCGCCGCTCGGTCTACGAGAGGGAAAAATTCAACCTGCAGGTGGAACTGCTCAAGCTGCAAGGCTGGGTCAAGACCACGGGTGAGCGCGTGGTGATCCTGTTTGAAGGGCGTGATGCGGCAGGCAAGGGTGGCGCCATCAAACGCTTCATGGAGCATCTGAATCCACGCGGCGCGCGTGTCGTGGCATTGGAAAAACCGTCTGAATCCGAGCAGGGGCAATGGTACTTTCAGCGCTATGTGCAGCACCTGCCCACGGCGGGCGAGATTGTGCTGTTTGACCGCAGCTGGTACAACCGCGCCGGCGTGGAGCGGGTGATGGGTTTTTGCTCGGACCGTGAATACCAGGATTTCGTGCGTCAGGCGCCCGAGTTCGAGCGCCATCTGGTGCAGTCGGGAGTGCACCTCATCAAGTTCTGGTTCAGCGTCAGCCGTGAAGAGCAGCGCCGTCGCTTCAAGGAGCGCGAATCCCACCCTCTCAAGCAATGGAAGCTCAGTCCCATTGACAAGGCCAGCCTCGACAAGTGGGACGATTACACCCGCGCCAAGGAGGCCATGTTCTTTGAGACCGACACCGCTGACAACCCCTGGACGGTGATCAAGAGCAACTGCAAGAAGCGCGCGCGGCTCAATGCCCTGCGCTACGTGCTGCACAAGCTGCCCTATGCCCAGAAGGATGCAGGGCAGATCGGCAAGCTCGACCCGCTGATCGTGGGTCGCGCCCATGTGGTCTACGAGCGCGGGGAAAAGCCGGAATCACTGATGTGA
- the moaA gene encoding GTP 3',8-cyclase MoaA — protein sequence MSHPIIPLRDERQQTLPATRPMVVAGSPAGGAAGTQGPRDQRQRPLRDLRISVTDRCNFRCSYCMPKDVFGKDYQYLPHSDLLSFEEITRAARIFVGQGVGKLRITGGEPLLRKNLEALIEQLAALTTPDGQPVDLTLTTNGSILARKARALKDAGLKRLTVSLDSLDDTLFRRMNDMDFPVATVLQGIEEAQAVGFTNIKVNMVVKRGVNDHEVTAMARHFRGSGVTLRFIEFMDVGATNGWRMEEVLPSDELLERLQGEFELLPLDATTPGETAVRWGYADANGQHDASLGEIGLISSVTHAFCHACNRARLSTEGRLFLCLFASEGWDLRSLLRGGASDEDIAAAIAHIWGERNDNYSEQRSQHPEIAQLRKRVEMSYIGG from the coding sequence ATGTCCCACCCCATCATTCCGCTGCGCGACGAGCGTCAACAGACCCTTCCTGCCACCCGTCCGATGGTTGTGGCAGGAAGCCCGGCAGGCGGAGCAGCGGGCACCCAAGGGCCGCGCGACCAGCGCCAGCGCCCGCTGCGGGATTTGCGCATCAGCGTGACGGATCGCTGCAACTTCCGCTGCAGCTACTGCATGCCCAAGGATGTGTTTGGCAAGGATTACCAGTATCTGCCGCATAGCGACCTGCTCAGCTTCGAGGAAATCACCCGGGCTGCGCGCATCTTCGTGGGCCAGGGCGTGGGCAAGCTGCGCATCACCGGCGGCGAGCCTCTGCTGCGCAAGAACCTGGAAGCGCTGATCGAGCAGCTGGCTGCGCTCACCACGCCCGATGGCCAGCCGGTGGACCTGACCCTGACAACCAATGGCTCCATCCTCGCGCGCAAGGCCCGCGCGCTGAAGGACGCAGGCTTGAAGCGCCTGACCGTGAGCCTTGACAGCCTGGACGACACGCTCTTTCGCCGCATGAACGACATGGATTTCCCGGTCGCCACCGTGCTGCAAGGTATTGAAGAGGCGCAGGCCGTGGGCTTTACCAATATCAAGGTGAACATGGTGGTCAAGCGCGGCGTCAATGACCACGAGGTGACCGCCATGGCGCGCCACTTCCGTGGCAGCGGTGTCACCCTGCGGTTCATCGAATTCATGGACGTGGGCGCCACCAATGGCTGGCGCATGGAAGAAGTGCTGCCGTCCGACGAGTTGCTGGAGCGCCTGCAGGGTGAATTCGAACTGCTGCCGCTGGACGCCACTACACCAGGTGAAACCGCCGTGCGCTGGGGCTATGCCGATGCCAACGGCCAGCACGATGCCAGCCTGGGCGAGATCGGCCTCATCAGCAGCGTGACGCACGCCTTCTGCCACGCCTGCAACCGCGCCCGCCTCTCTACCGAGGGGCGCCTGTTCCTGTGCCTCTTTGCCAGCGAAGGCTGGGATCTGCGCAGCCTGTTGCGCGGCGGCGCCAGCGACGAGGACATTGCCGCTGCCATCGCCCACATCTGGGGCGAGCGCAACGACAATTACAGCGAGCAACGCAGCCAGCACCCCGAAATCGCCCAGTTGCGCAAGCGGGTGGAGATGAGCTATATCGGCGGCTGA